The Candidatus Phaeomarinobacter ectocarpi genome includes a region encoding these proteins:
- the rpoC gene encoding DNA-directed RNA polymerase subunit beta', producing the protein MNQEVLSNIFNPSGVAETFDAIKISISSPEKILSWSFGEVKKPETINYRTFKPERDGLFCARIFGPIKDYECLCGKYKRMKYKGIICEKCGVEVTLSKVRRERMGHIELAAPVAHIWFLKSLPSRIGLLLDMALKDLERVLYFESYIVTEPGLTPLKLHQLLTEEEYADAQDEFGEDAFTAGIGAEAIRDMLMTLDLEKTAAELRVEIAEATTELKPKKLAKRLKVVEAFMESGNRPEWMIMTVVPVIPPELRPLVPLDGGRFATSDLNDLYRRVINRNNRLKRLMELRAPDIIIRNEKRMLQEAVDALFDNGRRGRVITGANKRPLKSLSDMLKGKQGRFRQNLLGKRVDYSGRSVIVVGPELKLHQCGLPKKMALELFKPFIYSRLEAKGLAATIKQAKKLVEKEKPEVWDILEEVIREHPVMLNRAPTLHRLGIQAFEPTLIEGKAIQLHPLVCAAFNADFDGDQMAVHVPLSLEAQLEARVLMMSTNNILHPADGTPIIVPSQDIVLGLYYLSLEKENEPGEGMIFSDVKEIEHALDAGSVTLHAKVKARWITKDENGDDVTMIVDTTPGRMLVGDLLPRNPNVPYDLVNQLLTKKAISGVIDVVYRHTGQKETVIFCDRIMGLGFARACRAGISFGKDDMVVPETKTGLVDETRTLANEYEQQYIDGLITQGEKYNKVVDAWAKCTDKVAEEMMGKISSVQIDEETNRTKDINSIYMMSHSGARGSPAQMKQLAGMRGLMAKPSGEIIETPIISNFKEGLTVLEYFNSTHGARKGLADTALKTANSGYLTRRLVDVAQDCIITEPDCGSEDGLTVGAVLDSGEVLASLGSRILGRTPANDIVHPSTGEVIVPKGEEITEPLADAVEEAGIQQVLIRSVLTCETRGGVCGKCYGRDLARGTPVNMGEAIGVIAAQSIGEPGTQLTMRTFHIGGTAQVVDSSFIESNHAGTVTIANPELVTDSSGNVIVMGRSSQLVVSDAEGIELATHRLSYGTRLRIKDGDTVERGQRMAEWDPYTLPILTERDGIIGFEDVIDGVTIREVADEATGISSKVVIDWRASTRSADLKPAIVVKGKNGQVLKLANGNEARYLLAVDAILSVEDGAEIHAGDVVARIPTEGAKTRDITGGLPRVAELFEARRPKDNAVIAEADGVVEFGRDYKNKRRIVVRPKDESEEPTEYLIPKGKHLTVREGDFIEKGEYLLDGNPAPHDILAVSGVEELARYLVNEIQEVYRLQGVNINDKHIEVIVRQMLQKVEVTDAGTTPLLKAEQLDRVEFDEINEKVIAEGGTPAEANPVMLGITKASLQTRSFISAASFQETTRVLTDASVNGKQDHLIGLKENVIVGRLIPAGTGALLNRLKNEAAGRDETIMDSRGVVAPAIEEGEGEEADEVA; encoded by the coding sequence ATGAACCAGGAAGTCCTCAGCAATATCTTCAACCCCTCAGGCGTCGCTGAGACGTTTGATGCGATCAAGATTTCGATCTCCTCTCCCGAGAAGATCCTGTCGTGGTCGTTTGGCGAGGTGAAGAAGCCCGAAACGATCAACTACCGCACGTTCAAGCCAGAGCGTGACGGTCTGTTCTGTGCGCGCATCTTTGGTCCGATCAAGGACTATGAGTGCCTGTGCGGGAAGTACAAGCGGATGAAGTACAAAGGCATCATCTGCGAAAAGTGCGGCGTGGAAGTCACGCTCTCAAAGGTCCGGCGTGAGCGCATGGGCCATATCGAGCTTGCAGCTCCTGTTGCCCACATCTGGTTCCTGAAGTCCCTGCCATCGCGCATTGGTCTTCTGCTGGATATGGCGCTCAAGGATCTAGAGCGCGTGCTCTACTTTGAAAGCTACATCGTCACTGAGCCCGGCCTGACACCGTTGAAGCTGCATCAGCTTTTGACGGAAGAAGAATATGCCGATGCGCAGGACGAGTTCGGCGAAGATGCCTTTACTGCGGGCATCGGTGCTGAAGCCATCCGCGACATGCTGATGACGCTTGATCTTGAAAAGACGGCAGCTGAGTTGCGCGTCGAGATTGCGGAAGCAACCACAGAGCTCAAACCCAAGAAGCTGGCCAAGCGCCTGAAGGTTGTTGAAGCCTTCATGGAGTCCGGCAACCGTCCTGAGTGGATGATCATGACTGTTGTTCCGGTCATCCCACCGGAACTTCGTCCGCTGGTGCCACTTGATGGTGGCCGCTTTGCCACCTCTGACCTCAATGACCTGTACCGTCGCGTGATCAACCGGAACAACCGGTTGAAGCGTCTGATGGAACTGCGTGCACCGGACATCATCATCCGGAATGAAAAGCGCATGCTGCAGGAAGCTGTGGATGCGCTGTTCGACAATGGCCGCCGTGGCCGCGTCATCACCGGTGCGAACAAGCGTCCGCTGAAGTCACTGTCAGACATGCTCAAGGGCAAGCAGGGCCGTTTCCGTCAGAACCTGCTTGGCAAGCGCGTGGACTACTCCGGCCGTTCGGTCATCGTGGTGGGTCCCGAGCTCAAGCTGCATCAGTGTGGTCTGCCCAAGAAGATGGCGCTTGAACTGTTCAAGCCGTTTATCTACTCGCGCCTTGAGGCCAAGGGTCTTGCGGCGACGATCAAGCAGGCGAAAAAACTGGTTGAAAAAGAAAAGCCGGAAGTGTGGGACATCCTCGAAGAGGTGATCCGCGAGCATCCGGTGATGCTCAACCGTGCGCCGACGCTTCACCGTCTTGGCATTCAGGCTTTTGAACCAACACTGATCGAAGGTAAGGCCATCCAGCTTCACCCGCTGGTCTGTGCTGCGTTCAATGCTGACTTTGATGGTGACCAGATGGCCGTTCACGTGCCGCTGTCGCTTGAAGCACAGCTCGAAGCACGTGTGCTGATGATGTCCACCAACAACATTCTGCACCCCGCTGATGGCACGCCCATTATCGTGCCGTCGCAGGATATTGTTCTTGGCCTCTACTACCTGTCGCTCGAAAAGGAAAACGAGCCGGGCGAGGGCATGATCTTCTCTGACGTGAAAGAGATCGAGCATGCACTTGATGCGGGCTCAGTTACCCTGCACGCCAAGGTTAAGGCCCGCTGGATCACCAAGGACGAGAATGGCGATGACGTCACCATGATCGTGGATACGACACCTGGTCGTATGCTGGTGGGTGACCTACTGCCGCGTAACCCGAACGTGCCGTATGACCTTGTGAACCAGCTTCTGACCAAGAAGGCGATCTCTGGTGTCATTGACGTTGTGTATCGTCACACAGGCCAGAAAGAGACTGTCATCTTCTGTGACCGCATCATGGGTCTCGGCTTTGCCCGTGCCTGCCGTGCCGGCATTTCGTTCGGTAAGGACGACATGGTGGTGCCGGAAACGAAGACCGGTCTTGTTGATGAAACGCGCACGCTCGCCAATGAGTATGAGCAGCAGTACATCGACGGTCTGATCACGCAGGGCGAAAAGTACAACAAGGTTGTGGATGCCTGGGCCAAGTGCACAGACAAGGTTGCCGAGGAGATGATGGGCAAGATTTCATCTGTCCAGATCGACGAGGAAACCAACCGCACCAAGGACATCAACTCGATCTACATGATGTCCCATTCAGGTGCCCGTGGTTCGCCCGCACAGATGAAGCAGCTTGCCGGTATGCGTGGCCTCATGGCCAAGCCGTCAGGCGAGATCATCGAAACGCCGATCATCTCGAACTTTAAAGAAGGCCTGACCGTGCTTGAGTACTTCAACTCAACCCACGGCGCCCGTAAGGGTCTGGCTGACACGGCTCTTAAGACAGCCAACTCCGGTTACCTGACCCGTCGTCTTGTTGACGTGGCGCAGGACTGCATCATCACGGAACCTGATTGTGGTTCTGAAGATGGTCTGACTGTTGGTGCGGTGCTTGATAGTGGTGAAGTGCTTGCCTCTCTTGGCAGCCGCATCCTTGGCCGTACGCCGGCGAATGACATCGTGCATCCGTCTACAGGCGAAGTCATCGTGCCCAAGGGCGAAGAGATCACTGAACCTCTGGCTGATGCCGTTGAAGAAGCCGGTATCCAGCAGGTGCTGATCCGCTCCGTGCTGACGTGCGAAACGCGCGGCGGTGTGTGCGGTAAATGCTACGGCCGTGACCTTGCCCGCGGTACGCCGGTGAACATGGGTGAAGCAATCGGCGTGATTGCAGCTCAGTCCATCGGTGAGCCCGGCACGCAGCTGACCATGCGTACCTTCCATATTGGTGGTACGGCGCAGGTGGTGGATTCGTCCTTCATTGAATCCAACCATGCCGGTACGGTGACGATCGCCAACCCGGAACTTGTGACGGACTCCTCAGGCAACGTGATTGTCATGGGCCGTTCGTCGCAGCTTGTGGTGTCAGATGCTGAAGGCATCGAGCTTGCAACACACCGTCTGTCCTATGGTACGCGCCTGCGCATCAAGGACGGTGACACGGTGGAGCGCGGTCAGCGTATGGCTGAGTGGGATCCATACACTCTGCCGATCCTGACCGAGCGCGATGGCATCATCGGCTTTGAAGATGTGATCGACGGTGTGACCATCCGCGAAGTTGCGGATGAGGCAACAGGTATCTCATCGAAGGTTGTGATCGACTGGCGTGCGTCTACGCGGTCTGCTGATCTTAAGCCGGCGATTGTGGTCAAGGGCAAGAACGGCCAGGTGCTGAAGCTCGCCAATGGCAACGAAGCCCGCTACCTGCTCGCTGTGGATGCCATTCTGTCCGTTGAAGACGGGGCAGAGATCCATGCTGGTGACGTGGTTGCACGTATCCCGACGGAAGGCGCAAAGACCCGTGACATTACGGGTGGTCTGCCACGTGTGGCTGAACTGTTCGAAGCACGTCGTCCCAAAGACAATGCCGTCATCGCAGAAGCCGATGGCGTCGTAGAGTTTGGCCGCGACTACAAGAACAAGCGCCGGATTGTTGTTCGTCCGAAGGATGAGAGTGAAGAGCCTACGGAATATCTCATTCCCAAGGGCAAGCACCTCACCGTTCGTGAAGGTGACTTCATTGAAAAGGGCGAGTACCTGCTTGATGGCAACCCCGCACCGCACGACATTCTGGCCGTTTCAGGCGTCGAGGAGCTTGCACGCTACCTCGTGAATGAAATCCAGGAGGTCTATCGACTGCAGGGCGTGAACATCAACGACAAGCACATCGAGGTGATTGTTCGCCAGATGCTGCAAAAAGTTGAAGTCACGGATGCCGGCACGACACCGCTGCTGAAAGCAGAACAGCTTGATCGCGTCGAATTCGACGAGATCAACGAGAAGGTGATTGCTGAAGGTGGCACGCCTGCTGAGGCAAACCCGGTTATGCTGGGTATCACCAAGGCGTCGCTGCAGACACGGTCGTTCATCTCTGCGGCATCGTTCCAGGAAACCACCCGTGTTCTCACGGATGCTTCTGTGAACGGCAAGCAGGACCATCTGATTGGTCTGAAGGAGAACGTCATTGTGGGTCG
- the rpoB gene encoding DNA-directed RNA polymerase subunit beta, which translates to VDIDTVMPQDLINAKPVAAAVREFFGSSQLSQFMDQTNPLSEITHKRRLSALGPGGLTRERAGFEVRDVHPTHYGRICPIETPEGPNIGLINSLATYSRVNKYGFIETPYRKVNDGVVTDEVVYLSAMEEGRYSIAQANVAIEADGTFTDELIAARRAGDVLMMPREEVGFVDVSPRQLVSVAAALIPFLENDDANRALMGSNMQRQAVPLVKADAPLVGTGMESVVAHDSGAAVAARRTGVVDQVDATRIVVRATEETDNSKSGVDIYNLRKFQRSNQNTCMNQRPLVKVGDRVKVGDIMADGPSTDLGELALGRNVLVAFMPWNGYNFEDSILISERIVRDDVFTSIHIEEFEVAARDTKLGPEEVTRDIPNVGEEALRNLDEAGIVYIGAEVHPGDILCGKITPKGESPMTPEEKLLRAIFGEKASDVRDTSLKLPPGVAGTVVEVRVFNRHGVDKDERALAIEREEIERLAKDRDDELAILERNVFGRLEEMLLNKQVASGPNDMAPDSKVTPAVLEELSKGQWWQIALKNDKAMADVEALKKQYDDGKKRLDARFEDKVEKLQRGDELPPGVMKMVKVFVAVKRKLQPGDKMAGRHGNKGVISKINPIEDMPYLEDGTHVDIVLNPLGVPSRMNVGQILETHMGWASAGLGKMIGDALEAYRAEGKLIELKKTLENVYGDEPTLDELDDDGLIELGTNLQKGVPIATPVFDGAHEGDVVDMLEKAGLDGSGQSTLYDGRTGEQFDRPVTVGYIYMLKLHHLVDDKIHARSIGPYSLVTQQPLGGKAQFGGQRFGEMEVWALQAYGAAYTLQEMLTVKSDDVAGRTKVYEAIVRGDDTFEAGIPESFNVLVKEMRSLGLNVELQTTST; encoded by the coding sequence TGTCGACATCGACACCGTAATGCCTCAGGACCTGATCAACGCCAAGCCGGTCGCGGCTGCGGTGCGTGAGTTCTTCGGGTCTTCGCAGCTGTCCCAGTTCATGGACCAGACCAACCCGCTGTCTGAGATTACCCATAAGCGTCGTCTCTCAGCGCTTGGGCCGGGCGGACTGACGCGTGAGCGTGCAGGCTTTGAGGTCCGTGACGTGCATCCGACCCACTATGGTCGTATCTGCCCGATTGAAACGCCGGAAGGCCCGAACATCGGTCTGATCAACTCGCTGGCTACCTACAGCCGGGTGAACAAATACGGCTTCATTGAAACGCCATACCGCAAGGTGAACGACGGCGTTGTGACGGATGAGGTTGTTTACCTTTCCGCCATGGAAGAAGGCCGCTACTCCATTGCCCAGGCGAACGTCGCCATTGAGGCTGATGGTACGTTTACGGATGAGTTGATTGCTGCCCGTCGCGCTGGCGACGTGCTGATGATGCCGCGTGAAGAAGTGGGCTTTGTGGATGTGTCGCCGCGCCAGCTGGTGTCGGTCGCCGCAGCCCTCATCCCGTTCCTCGAAAACGATGACGCCAACCGTGCGCTCATGGGATCAAACATGCAGCGCCAGGCTGTGCCGCTGGTAAAGGCCGATGCGCCTCTCGTCGGCACCGGCATGGAAAGCGTTGTTGCCCATGACTCTGGTGCTGCTGTCGCTGCCCGCCGTACAGGCGTTGTTGACCAGGTGGACGCCACCCGCATCGTGGTGCGGGCAACGGAAGAAACTGACAACTCCAAGTCAGGCGTGGACATCTACAACCTGCGCAAGTTCCAGCGGTCTAACCAGAACACCTGCATGAACCAGCGTCCGCTGGTGAAGGTAGGTGACCGGGTCAAAGTTGGCGACATAATGGCTGATGGTCCGTCTACGGATCTTGGTGAGCTTGCACTTGGCCGCAACGTGCTCGTCGCGTTCATGCCTTGGAACGGTTACAACTTTGAGGACTCCATCCTGATCTCCGAACGCATCGTGCGGGACGACGTATTCACGTCCATCCACATCGAAGAGTTCGAAGTTGCTGCCCGTGACACGAAGCTTGGACCGGAAGAAGTCACCCGTGACATTCCCAATGTCGGCGAGGAAGCACTACGCAACCTCGACGAGGCGGGCATTGTCTATATCGGTGCTGAAGTGCATCCGGGCGACATCCTCTGCGGCAAGATCACGCCGAAGGGTGAAAGCCCCATGACACCGGAAGAAAAACTTCTGCGTGCCATCTTCGGTGAGAAAGCCTCTGACGTTCGCGACACGTCTCTCAAGCTGCCTCCGGGTGTTGCGGGTACGGTCGTGGAAGTGCGCGTGTTCAACCGCCACGGTGTGGACAAGGACGAACGTGCGCTGGCGATCGAACGGGAAGAAATCGAACGTCTTGCAAAAGACCGCGATGACGAACTCGCGATCCTTGAACGCAACGTGTTTGGCCGCCTGGAAGAAATGCTGCTCAACAAGCAGGTTGCTTCCGGCCCCAACGACATGGCGCCTGACAGCAAGGTGACACCAGCTGTTCTTGAAGAACTCTCCAAGGGCCAGTGGTGGCAGATTGCTCTGAAGAACGACAAGGCTATGGCCGATGTCGAAGCTTTGAAGAAGCAGTATGACGACGGCAAGAAGCGCCTGGATGCGCGCTTTGAGGACAAGGTCGAGAAGCTGCAGCGTGGTGACGAACTGCCACCAGGCGTGATGAAGATGGTCAAGGTCTTCGTGGCTGTGAAGCGCAAGCTGCAGCCCGGTGACAAGATGGCCGGTCGTCACGGCAACAAGGGTGTGATCTCCAAGATCAACCCGATCGAAGACATGCCGTATCTGGAAGATGGTACCCATGTGGACATCGTGCTGAACCCGCTAGGTGTGCCGAGCCGCATGAATGTGGGCCAGATTCTGGAAACCCATATGGGGTGGGCCAGTGCCGGCCTTGGCAAGATGATCGGTGATGCTCTGGAGGCCTATCGGGCTGAAGGCAAGCTCATTGAACTCAAGAAGACGCTTGAGAATGTGTATGGCGATGAGCCGACACTGGATGAGCTTGATGACGATGGCCTGATCGAGCTTGGCACCAACCTTCAAAAGGGTGTTCCGATTGCAACGCCGGTGTTTGACGGCGCGCATGAAGGCGACGTTGTGGACATGCTTGAAAAAGCCGGTCTCGACGGGTCAGGGCAGTCAACATTGTATGACGGTCGTACAGGTGAACAGTTCGACCGTCCGGTGACGGTTGGTTACATCTACATGCTGAAGCTGCATCACCTTGTGGATGACAAGATCCACGCCCGGTCGATTGGACCGTACTCGCTTGTTACGCAGCAGCCGCTGGGTGGTAAGGCGCAGTTCGGTGGCCAGCGCTTTGGTGAAATGGAAGTGTGGGCCCTGCAGGCGTATGGCGCGGCATACACGCTCCAGGAAATGCTCACTGTGAAGTCAGATGACGTGGCTGGCCGTACCAAGGTGTATGAAGCCATCGTGCGTGGTGATGACACATTCGAAGCAGGCATTCCCGAAAGCTTCAACGTGCTTGTTAAGGAGATGCGGTCACTCGGCCTGAACGTCGAGCTGCAGACCACAAGTACCTAG
- the rplL gene encoding 50S ribosomal protein L7/L12, translated as MANLEQIVDDLSALTVLEAAELSKMLEEKWGVSAAAPVAVAAAGGAAAGGEAAEEKTEFSVVLTGAGDKKINVIKEVRTITGLGLKEAKELVEGAPKEVKADVPKAEAEEMKKKLEEAGASVELK; from the coding sequence ATGGCAAATCTCGAGCAGATCGTTGACGACCTGTCAGCACTGACCGTCCTGGAAGCCGCTGAGCTTTCAAAGATGCTTGAAGAAAAGTGGGGCGTTTCCGCCGCAGCACCTGTTGCAGTTGCAGCAGCCGGTGGCGCAGCCGCTGGTGGCGAAGCCGCTGAAGAAAAGACAGAGTTCTCTGTCGTTCTGACAGGCGCTGGCGACAAGAAGATCAACGTCATCAAGGAAGTCCGCACCATCACTGGTCTGGGCCTGAAGGAAGCCAAAGAGCTTGTTGAAGGTGCACCTAAAGAAGTGAAGGCAGACGTTCCAAAGGCGGAAGCCGAAGAAATGAAGAAGAAGCTGGAAGAAGCCGGCGCATCTGTCGAACTCAAGTAG